One genomic segment of Paenibacillus sp. FSL H8-0332 includes these proteins:
- a CDS encoding FIST N-terminal domain-containing protein, producing MIAVSFNTLDEARRYLEELNVNRGLVLFAAAAAVRELSRHAPSRAVLCSTKGEYTPQGYRSGVITGFEYEAGIADIVGILHPPVLSASTLETAYRNVQGNPNAFLMLLCDGTGGMEEMLLSSLYFMDPQFKVVGGSAADDECGETYLFIGTRRVRNLGIYFNMPARTALVKENIYVPAGKTLLVTEADVFGRRVYSFNGRPAAGEYARVLGVPEKELAEHFLSSPLGKRYEDDLIIASPKVVHPDGSVTFYSQIMSSTYVELLSSADPLAVLEETLGGSPFKPSFVLNINCTLRDQLFSRDGLWGAFDKRMLGFCGNTTGFISYGEQYYTKHANQTMILLLVE from the coding sequence ATGATTGCTGTATCTTTTAACACCTTGGATGAGGCCAGGCGCTATCTGGAGGAGCTGAACGTGAACCGTGGGCTGGTGCTGTTCGCTGCGGCTGCGGCTGTGCGGGAATTATCCCGTCATGCGCCTTCGCGGGCTGTATTGTGCTCAACCAAGGGGGAATATACTCCGCAGGGCTACCGCAGCGGCGTAATTACTGGTTTTGAATACGAAGCCGGTATAGCAGATATTGTGGGCATTCTGCACCCTCCCGTGCTTAGCGCAAGTACGCTGGAGACTGCATACCGCAATGTCCAGGGCAACCCTAACGCATTTCTGATGCTGCTCTGTGACGGCACAGGCGGGATGGAAGAAATGCTGCTCTCCTCGCTGTATTTTATGGACCCGCAATTCAAGGTGGTTGGCGGCAGTGCGGCTGACGATGAGTGCGGCGAGACTTACCTCTTTATAGGAACCCGCCGGGTGCGGAACCTGGGGATTTATTTCAATATGCCTGCACGCACTGCCCTGGTCAAAGAGAATATATATGTCCCGGCCGGGAAGACGCTGCTGGTGACAGAAGCCGATGTGTTCGGCAGAAGGGTCTATTCCTTCAATGGCCGGCCTGCAGCCGGGGAATACGCGCGTGTCCTGGGCGTGCCGGAGAAGGAGCTGGCAGAGCATTTTCTGAGCAGCCCGCTGGGCAAAAGATACGAGGATGATCTGATCATAGCCTCCCCGAAGGTGGTTCATCCGGACGGCTCGGTCACCTTTTACAGCCAAATTATGTCTAGTACTTATGTGGAGCTGCTGAGTTCAGCTGATCCGCTGGCAGTGCTGGAGGAGACGCTGGGCGGCAGTCCGTTCAAGCCTTCGTTTGTCCTCAATATTAACTGTACGCTGCGGGACCAGCTGTTTTCACGGGACGGTCTTTGGGGAGCTTTTGACAAGAGGATGCTTGGGTTCTGCGGCAACACTACAGGCTTCATCAGCTATGGAGAGCAATATTATACTAAGCATGCCAATCAGACCATGATTCTGCTGCTGGTTGAATAA
- a CDS encoding helix-turn-helix domain-containing protein — MRSNKLYDEQRIKVAQEAINGTKVSFLARKYSVSPSTIANWVKFYKERFGEEATPSVQERIEDAERVQDLETKMETAIKLLGEKDLEIELLRELLKKANPAYKTNSNWPTKR; from the coding sequence ATGAGAAGCAACAAGTTGTATGACGAACAGCGGATCAAAGTAGCCCAAGAAGCGATCAATGGAACCAAGGTTTCCTTCCTGGCCCGAAAGTATTCCGTCTCTCCCAGCACCATTGCCAATTGGGTGAAGTTCTACAAAGAACGATTTGGAGAAGAGGCCACTCCGTCCGTCCAAGAACGGATTGAAGATGCGGAGCGTGTCCAAGATCTGGAGACGAAGATGGAGACGGCCATTAAGTTATTGGGTGAAAAGGATCTGGAAATCGAACTGCTGCGTGAACTCTTAAAAAAAGCCAACCCCGCTTACAAGACAAACTCGAACTGGCCGACGAAGCGATAA
- a CDS encoding methyl-accepting chemotaxis protein, with translation MAERVIAAKDTVASTETVIAEGKVAVEDAGANAPVPHSGNDSGEPSAHTSGTVSYGEHAYALAEQIRLETGAILKEEAQLVEEFEALRAGGGEMISQIAGTQQLLEHLKTNNRQTEDLINEMYGSLSYSSNKIEFAKEANIQISAEMQKASAVFTEFVALNEDLLEHFHSIEQLAKIITDIAEQTNLLSLNAAIEAARAGEHGRGFAVVSTEIRKLADGTRSHVKEIMGSLSGMTRVMEQIHSKSGDGTLAMNETTAKIGESTIYMNEIVVAEEQVFEHLEKIQESQDSSMEDVEQINGDLLRILEKSGQDSDQFRKLVLTVQKKADHYQQLLNHLHQIGLLQQAEEAEKTNV, from the coding sequence ATGGCAGAGCGTGTGATCGCGGCTAAGGATACGGTCGCATCAACAGAAACGGTTATAGCAGAGGGAAAAGTCGCAGTAGAGGATGCAGGCGCTAACGCACCTGTACCTCACAGCGGTAACGATAGCGGAGAGCCGTCTGCACATACTTCAGGCACGGTGTCTTATGGGGAACACGCTTATGCCTTGGCGGAGCAGATCCGCCTTGAGACCGGAGCTATCCTGAAGGAAGAGGCCCAACTGGTGGAGGAGTTTGAGGCCTTGCGGGCAGGCGGCGGGGAGATGATCAGCCAAATCGCCGGAACCCAGCAGCTGCTGGAGCATTTGAAAACTAACAACAGACAGACTGAAGATCTGATTAATGAAATGTACGGCAGCTTGTCCTACTCTTCCAACAAAATCGAATTTGCCAAGGAAGCCAATATCCAGATTTCTGCGGAAATGCAGAAGGCCTCGGCGGTATTCACTGAGTTCGTTGCTTTGAATGAGGATCTGCTGGAGCATTTCCACAGCATTGAGCAGCTGGCCAAGATCATCACGGATATTGCCGAGCAGACGAATCTGCTCTCGCTGAATGCGGCGATTGAGGCGGCGCGGGCCGGTGAGCATGGACGCGGCTTCGCCGTTGTCTCCACGGAGATCCGTAAGCTTGCTGACGGCACCCGCAGCCATGTGAAGGAGATCATGGGTTCACTCTCAGGAATGACCCGTGTCATGGAGCAGATCCATAGCAAGTCCGGGGATGGAACGCTCGCGATGAACGAGACCACGGCGAAGATCGGCGAATCTACTATATATATGAATGAGATTGTAGTCGCTGAAGAGCAGGTCTTCGAGCATCTGGAGAAAATTCAGGAGTCCCAGGACAGCAGCATGGAGGACGTCGAGCAGATCAACGGTGACCTGCTGCGCATTTTGGAGAAATCAGGCCAGGACTCAGACCAGTTCCGTAAGCTGGTTCTTACCGTCCAGAAGAAGGCCGACCATTACCAGCAGCTGCTGAATCATTTGCATCAGATCGGGCTGCTCCAGCAGGCGGAAGAAGCAGAGAAGACTAACGTATAA
- a CDS encoding carbohydrate ABC transporter permease produces the protein MAKRYRNAGEITFDVFNYVVLGIIGIAAILPFLFVVAGSFATEAEITKRAVFLIPTTISLDAYRFIFSTDTIVRSIGVSLYVTVIGTAVNLFFTVTMAYPMAKRYLMGRNLILNLVIFTMLFGGGMIPTYLVIRELHLLDTLNALILPGAISAFNLIIVKNFFQELPAEMEEAARIDGCTELGLLWRIVLPLSKPVLATFTLFYAVGHWNNFFSALLYINDPSKWPLQVMLRQIVMLSQSAAGDLSSMDPNFVQPPEQSIKMAVIVVGTLPIMCVYPFLQKHFAKGVMLGSVKG, from the coding sequence GTGGCTAAACGTTACCGGAACGCCGGAGAGATTACCTTTGACGTGTTTAATTACGTGGTGCTGGGCATCATCGGGATCGCGGCAATCCTGCCGTTCCTGTTTGTAGTCGCCGGTTCCTTCGCCACCGAGGCGGAAATTACGAAGCGCGCTGTCTTTCTGATTCCGACGACTATCTCGCTGGACGCGTACCGGTTTATTTTCTCCACGGATACCATTGTCCGCAGCATCGGGGTGTCGCTGTATGTGACGGTGATCGGGACGGCAGTCAATTTGTTCTTCACAGTCACGATGGCGTATCCGATGGCGAAGCGGTACCTGATGGGCCGCAATCTGATCCTCAATCTGGTCATCTTCACCATGCTGTTCGGGGGCGGGATGATTCCCACCTATCTGGTGATCCGCGAGCTGCATCTGCTCGATACGCTGAATGCCTTAATTCTTCCGGGGGCGATCAGCGCCTTCAATCTGATTATCGTCAAGAACTTCTTCCAGGAGCTTCCGGCTGAGATGGAGGAGGCAGCCCGCATCGACGGCTGTACCGAGCTGGGGCTGCTGTGGAGGATCGTGCTGCCGCTGTCGAAGCCTGTGCTGGCAACGTTCACCCTTTTTTATGCGGTCGGACACTGGAATAACTTCTTCTCGGCGCTGCTCTACATCAATGATCCGTCCAAGTGGCCGCTGCAGGTGATGCTGCGCCAGATCGTCATGCTGTCACAGTCGGCAGCGGGGGACCTTAGCTCGATGGACCCTAATTTCGTGCAGCCGCCTGAGCAGTCGATCAAAATGGCCGTAATCGTAGTCGGCACCCTGCCGATTATGTGCGTCTATCCGTTTCTGCAGAAGCATTTTGCCAAAGGGGTGATGCTGGGTTCAGTCAAAGGGTAA
- a CDS encoding beta-galactosidase: MQQKLYYGAAWYPELWGEAERQQDLQLMQETGINLVRMGEFIWSLLEPEEDSIDVRPFAEHIRQLHAHGIDTVMCTPTATPPIWLTHGHPERLFVRADGAVMSHGSRQHVCTNNPYFRQRAALITEELARVLGPLPGLVAWQLDNELKAHVAECMCGSCRSLWHEWLEHRYGSILELNAAWGTGVWSHTYQRFDQVPQPVATPFLHNSSLVTQHRLFQMEKVTEFAGEQAAIIRRYSAAPITHNSNVPFHLDNEQLFATLDFASFDTYASQANRHAYLLNCDLWRGFKPGRDFWLMETGPAYAASLTSYGEPHPDGYLTAEAVAAYALGAGAFCYWLWRQQRTGSEQTHSSIISAWGQPALGYDNVRKASAARLRIEPHMLNTRPLKAEVAITYSDRAKAFLATEPHRQLNYRSLLGDFYRRILDQGVHRDLLPEGGDLSGYKLLFTPFVHYLSPEYMQKALAFAEAGGIWIVGPLSGGRTAEHTLHTDAALGELERFAGVNTTFVYPMEGTGTIGEAFGCSAPLSLWSAVFEPLPGGASVIGVIKEGRTPGLAYLTEQPYGRGAIVMLGSLPSGGEGDKQLCALIEHYAARAGVTLRSDVTPGTILCPRRGASGDLWTLVNMDGLGGSVTLPRSGQDVLTGAAVPAGPLSIGAYEYRLIAL; the protein is encoded by the coding sequence ATGCAGCAAAAGCTATATTACGGTGCCGCGTGGTACCCGGAGCTGTGGGGAGAAGCTGAGCGGCAGCAGGATCTTCAGCTCATGCAGGAGACCGGCATTAATCTGGTACGCATGGGCGAGTTCATCTGGTCGCTGCTGGAGCCGGAGGAAGACTCCATCGATGTCCGGCCGTTCGCTGAGCATATCCGGCAGCTCCATGCCCATGGCATCGACACAGTTATGTGTACGCCCACCGCGACCCCGCCAATCTGGCTCACTCACGGGCACCCGGAGCGCCTGTTCGTCCGGGCAGACGGGGCAGTGATGAGCCACGGGTCCAGACAGCATGTCTGCACGAATAACCCTTATTTCCGGCAGCGGGCCGCGCTGATCACGGAAGAGCTGGCCCGGGTGCTGGGGCCGCTCCCCGGCCTAGTCGCCTGGCAGCTCGACAACGAGCTGAAGGCACATGTGGCGGAATGCATGTGCGGGTCCTGCCGCTCCTTGTGGCATGAGTGGCTGGAGCACCGTTACGGCAGCATCCTTGAGCTGAATGCGGCGTGGGGAACCGGCGTGTGGAGCCACACCTACCAGCGGTTCGATCAGGTGCCGCAGCCGGTGGCTACGCCTTTCCTGCATAATTCATCGCTCGTCACCCAGCACCGGTTGTTCCAGATGGAGAAGGTCACAGAGTTTGCAGGGGAACAGGCGGCGATCATCCGCCGCTATTCGGCGGCTCCGATCACGCACAACAGCAATGTCCCTTTTCATCTGGACAATGAGCAGCTGTTCGCTACGCTTGATTTCGCTTCGTTCGATACCTATGCTTCCCAGGCTAACAGGCACGCCTATCTGCTGAACTGTGATCTGTGGCGCGGGTTCAAGCCCGGGCGGGATTTCTGGCTGATGGAGACCGGCCCGGCCTATGCCGCTTCGCTCACAAGCTATGGCGAGCCGCACCCGGATGGCTATCTCACCGCCGAAGCCGTGGCCGCCTACGCGCTAGGGGCAGGCGCCTTCTGCTACTGGCTGTGGCGGCAGCAGCGCACGGGCAGCGAACAGACGCACAGCTCGATTATCAGCGCCTGGGGCCAGCCTGCGCTCGGGTATGACAATGTGCGCAAGGCTTCCGCCGCCAGGCTGCGGATCGAGCCGCACATGCTGAATACCCGGCCGCTCAAGGCCGAGGTGGCGATTACTTATTCGGACCGGGCCAAGGCGTTTCTGGCCACGGAGCCCCACCGGCAGCTGAACTACCGTTCCCTGCTGGGGGACTTTTACAGACGGATTCTCGATCAGGGGGTTCACCGTGACCTGCTGCCGGAAGGCGGCGATTTAAGCGGCTATAAGCTGCTGTTCACGCCTTTTGTCCATTATCTGTCGCCGGAATATATGCAGAAGGCGCTCGCCTTCGCTGAAGCCGGCGGCATCTGGATCGTCGGCCCGCTTAGCGGAGGGCGTACCGCCGAGCATACCCTCCATACAGATGCTGCGCTGGGGGAACTGGAGCGCTTCGCCGGAGTGAATACCACCTTCGTCTACCCGATGGAGGGAACAGGCACCATCGGGGAGGCCTTCGGCTGCTCCGCACCGCTATCCCTGTGGAGCGCGGTATTCGAGCCGCTGCCGGGCGGGGCTTCCGTGATCGGCGTTATCAAGGAAGGCCGGACGCCGGGCTTGGCCTACCTGACCGAGCAGCCCTATGGCCGGGGAGCCATCGTCATGCTCGGCTCTCTGCCCTCCGGCGGCGAGGGCGACAAGCAGCTATGCGCGCTGATTGAGCATTACGCCGCCCGGGCCGGGGTCACCCTGCGCAGCGATGTCACGCCGGGCACCATCCTCTGCCCGAGACGCGGCGCTTCCGGAGACCTGTGGACGCTCGTCAACATGGACGGGCTTGGCGGCAGCGTCACCCTGCCGCGCAGCGGGCAGGATGTGTTGACCGGCGCTGCTGTGCCCGCCGGTCCACTGTCCATTGGCGCTTATGAATACAGGCTGATCGCCCTGTAG
- a CDS encoding extracellular solute-binding protein: protein MKRSRGSRSAKKGLFMLLAMMMMLSVLSGCGGNGENAGAGQKEPAGDNGKADSTAKGEKPLELTLMLPIFKTNYPKDGSPVAAKLEELTNTKIHFEWVPNASYADKFNITLASGKLPDIMYVGDVKASSFVNAARSGAFWEVGPYLKDYPNLSGAKEVILNNSAIDGKNYGIYRGRALGRNGVVFRKDWMEKLGLENPKTVDEFYSMLQAFKEQDPDGNGQADTYGMVLVKWTGQWASGFDTMKLWFGSPNKWGVQEGKLVPEHEYPGYLEALKFMKKLYDEQLINADFAVMDSSKWNDPVVNNKAGVIVDVVDNAARLDDKIHAALQKEGKDEPERHYMDVIGGVSGADGALHTLPTSGFSGMLAIPKSSVKTEEELKQVLAFLDRLNDEDLQTMLNYGLEGVHYKLVDGYIERSSDTVLLESEVEGLNQMLPFIPEDKAKQVKQTPLRLKQTDVQKTNEATIVTNPAEALISAVYTQKGSQLDNVINDARIKFIVGQMDEAGLKSAFEVWRKTGGDELVKEMNELYASGGK from the coding sequence ATGAAGCGGAGCAGAGGTTCACGGTCTGCGAAAAAAGGGTTGTTCATGCTGCTGGCTATGATGATGATGCTAAGTGTATTGTCCGGCTGCGGCGGCAATGGGGAGAATGCGGGAGCGGGACAGAAGGAGCCTGCCGGGGACAACGGGAAGGCAGACAGTACAGCTAAGGGGGAGAAGCCGCTTGAGCTGACGTTGATGCTGCCGATTTTCAAAACCAATTATCCGAAGGACGGCAGTCCGGTGGCCGCCAAGCTGGAGGAGCTGACGAATACCAAAATCCACTTCGAATGGGTGCCGAATGCATCCTATGCCGACAAATTCAATATTACGCTGGCTTCCGGCAAGCTGCCTGATATTATGTATGTAGGTGATGTGAAGGCATCCAGCTTCGTCAATGCGGCCAGATCCGGCGCTTTCTGGGAGGTGGGTCCGTATCTCAAGGATTATCCGAATCTCAGCGGGGCGAAGGAGGTCATTCTGAATAACTCGGCCATCGACGGCAAGAATTACGGGATCTACAGGGGGCGGGCGCTGGGACGTAACGGCGTGGTGTTCCGCAAGGACTGGATGGAGAAGCTGGGGCTTGAGAACCCGAAGACCGTGGATGAGTTCTATTCGATGCTGCAAGCGTTCAAGGAGCAGGACCCGGACGGCAACGGTCAGGCGGATACTTACGGCATGGTGCTGGTCAAGTGGACCGGCCAGTGGGCCAGCGGCTTCGATACGATGAAGCTGTGGTTCGGTTCCCCGAACAAGTGGGGCGTGCAGGAGGGGAAGCTGGTACCTGAGCATGAATATCCCGGTTATTTGGAAGCGCTTAAATTTATGAAAAAGCTGTACGACGAGCAGCTGATCAACGCCGACTTCGCAGTGATGGACAGCTCCAAATGGAATGATCCGGTCGTCAACAACAAGGCCGGTGTCATTGTCGATGTGGTCGATAACGCGGCACGGCTGGATGACAAGATTCATGCCGCTCTGCAAAAGGAAGGCAAAGACGAGCCGGAACGCCATTATATGGATGTTATCGGCGGTGTGAGCGGAGCGGACGGCGCGCTGCATACCCTCCCGACCTCCGGCTTCTCCGGCATGCTGGCGATTCCGAAGTCTTCGGTCAAAACCGAGGAGGAGCTGAAGCAGGTGCTGGCCTTCCTGGACCGGCTGAATGATGAGGATCTGCAGACGATGCTGAATTACGGTCTTGAAGGGGTGCATTACAAGCTGGTGGACGGATATATCGAACGCTCCAGCGATACCGTTCTGCTGGAATCGGAAGTGGAAGGCCTGAACCAGATGCTGCCGTTTATCCCTGAGGACAAGGCGAAGCAGGTGAAGCAGACGCCGCTGCGGCTGAAGCAAACTGATGTACAGAAGACGAATGAAGCGACGATTGTGACCAATCCGGCGGAGGCACTGATCTCGGCAGTCTATACGCAAAAAGGCTCGCAGCTGGATAACGTAATCAACGATGCGCGTATCAAATTTATTGTCGGCCAGATGGATGAGGCCGGGTTGAAGTCCGCTTTTGAGGTATGGCGGAAGACTGGCGGGGATGAGCTGGTGAAGGAAATGAATGAATTGTACGCCTCAGGCGGCAAGTAA
- a CDS encoding IS3 family transposase, with the protein MADEAIKRGYSATLVLRIVEVQPSTYYAHKKRFLGLWSAPDAVVTSGRPIPAYSLTTGGLRVSDLQIEEWLSELVEGEENGYGYRNLAYALSVQQGLILNHKKAYRLCKKLGLLQKKPVRNLKYPRRLARNRVVTGPNQLWQIDIKYGYIHGYDRFFFIFDMIDVFDRCIVGYHVGASCTAKQVCATLREALGRRLQPGDPSPVIRSDNGPQFLSDVFGELCAETQRPLEHERIPPKTPNMNAYIESFHSILERDLYTKRYFETFEEAYEAVAVYINFYNERRFHGSLQRMSPKQYHAAWKAGKLKPIEIKL; encoded by the coding sequence CTGGCCGACGAAGCGATAAAGCGGGGTTATTCGGCTACACTGGTTCTACGTATCGTGGAGGTTCAACCTTCCACCTATTATGCGCATAAAAAACGTTTCCTGGGGCTTTGGAGTGCCCCGGATGCGGTCGTGACTTCGGGTCGTCCGATCCCCGCCTATTCCCTCACTACCGGCGGTCTGCGGGTCAGTGACCTACAGATCGAGGAGTGGCTGAGTGAGCTGGTAGAGGGCGAGGAGAACGGCTATGGCTACCGGAACCTGGCGTATGCCCTATCGGTCCAGCAGGGCTTAATCCTCAACCACAAGAAGGCGTACCGGCTGTGCAAGAAGCTCGGATTGCTTCAGAAAAAGCCGGTGAGGAACCTAAAATACCCTCGACGTTTAGCGCGAAATCGAGTGGTCACCGGCCCCAACCAACTCTGGCAGATTGACATTAAATATGGATACATTCATGGCTACGACCGCTTCTTTTTTATCTTTGATATGATTGATGTGTTTGACCGCTGTATCGTCGGCTACCACGTGGGCGCGAGCTGTACAGCGAAGCAAGTCTGTGCCACGTTAAGGGAGGCGCTGGGCCGACGTTTACAGCCTGGAGATCCCTCACCGGTGATCCGTTCCGATAACGGCCCGCAATTCCTAAGCGACGTCTTTGGCGAGCTGTGTGCGGAAACGCAGCGTCCTCTGGAGCATGAGCGGATTCCTCCAAAAACGCCGAATATGAACGCCTACATTGAGTCGTTTCACAGTATTTTGGAGAGAGATTTGTACACGAAAAGGTACTTTGAAACGTTTGAAGAAGCCTATGAAGCGGTCGCAGTTTATATTAATTTTTACAACGAGCGCCGTTTTCATGGCAGTTTGCAGCGCATGAGCCCCAAGCAATACCACGCCGCATGGAAAGCAGGCAAGCTAAAACCGATAGAAATAAAGCTGTAA
- a CDS encoding sugar ABC transporter permease — translation MKQGAALGAAEVSAGTSFRRSRREQRFRRLKRDKWLYILLSPGLLYFLLFKYVPMWGVLLAFKDYQPFLGFWKSSWVGLEHFRTFFQNPDFFMLLRNTLVLSLYNLVFFFPAPIILALLLNEVRLSFYKRTVQTLIYVPHFISMVIVASISYVFLTTQGGAVNEFLYTVTGRKIDFLANPDWFRPMIILQTIWKECGWGTIIFLAALAGVDVEQYEAAVVDGASRWRQTWHITLPAIRSTIVILLILRMGTILDNGFEQIYLMMNALNREVAEVFDTYVYALGITQGAFSYSTAVGLFKSVIGVVLVLGTNWLAKKSGESGLY, via the coding sequence ATGAAGCAAGGAGCGGCATTGGGGGCAGCAGAGGTAAGCGCAGGTACAAGCTTCCGCCGCAGCAGGCGGGAGCAGCGCTTCAGACGTCTGAAGCGGGACAAATGGCTCTATATTCTGCTCAGCCCCGGACTCCTGTATTTCCTGCTGTTCAAATATGTGCCGATGTGGGGAGTGCTGCTCGCGTTTAAGGATTATCAGCCTTTTCTGGGCTTTTGGAAGAGCAGCTGGGTCGGCCTGGAGCATTTCCGCACGTTTTTTCAGAATCCTGATTTCTTCATGCTGCTGCGCAATACGCTGGTGCTGTCGCTGTATAATCTGGTGTTCTTTTTCCCGGCACCGATCATCCTGGCGCTGCTGCTGAATGAAGTCCGTCTCTCCTTCTACAAAAGGACGGTTCAGACGCTGATCTATGTCCCCCACTTCATCTCTATGGTCATCGTCGCCAGTATCTCCTACGTGTTCCTTACAACACAGGGCGGTGCGGTCAATGAATTCCTCTACACGGTTACCGGGCGCAAAATTGATTTCCTCGCCAATCCCGACTGGTTCCGCCCGATGATTATTCTGCAGACCATCTGGAAGGAATGCGGCTGGGGGACGATTATTTTCCTCGCTGCTCTGGCCGGTGTCGATGTGGAGCAGTATGAAGCAGCCGTGGTGGACGGGGCCAGCCGCTGGCGCCAGACCTGGCATATTACGCTGCCCGCAATCCGCAGCACGATTGTCATTCTGCTGATTCTGCGGATGGGCACGATTCTGGATAACGGCTTCGAGCAGATCTATCTGATGATGAATGCGCTGAACCGCGAGGTGGCCGAGGTGTTCGATACCTATGTGTATGCGCTGGGGATTACGCAGGGGGCATTCAGCTATAGCACCGCCGTCGGCCTGTTCAAATCAGTGATCGGGGTCGTGCTGGTGCTCGGCACCAACTGGCTCGCCAAGAAGTCGGGCGAATCTGGATTATATTGA
- a CDS encoding YfbM family protein has protein sequence MADTMAIRGYYFAMEDELVQQIVAGSTQLGSLNIDKYPGLDIDRTWEAIHYLLCGDISDGPAPLGYVVPLHSDQGIEFGAYGAFCLRAAQVAEALDAIFRLDEAQLRLRYDFRTMAKEEVYPLDPDTVSDDDADAFFAYLLQFFTEIQRFYSQTVAADKGIIFYLF, from the coding sequence ATGGCTGATACAATGGCGATACGCGGATATTACTTTGCAATGGAAGATGAACTGGTACAGCAGATTGTAGCAGGCAGCACCCAGCTTGGGAGCTTGAACATAGACAAATACCCGGGGCTGGATATCGACCGCACCTGGGAGGCGATTCACTACCTGCTATGCGGTGATATATCGGACGGGCCTGCGCCACTTGGATATGTGGTTCCGCTGCATTCAGACCAAGGCATCGAGTTTGGGGCATACGGGGCATTCTGCCTGCGTGCCGCACAAGTGGCCGAAGCGCTTGACGCTATTTTCCGACTGGATGAAGCGCAGCTGCGCCTGCGGTATGATTTCCGGACCATGGCCAAGGAGGAGGTCTACCCGCTGGACCCTGATACGGTGTCTGACGATGACGCGGATGCGTTCTTTGCCTACCTGCTCCAGTTCTTCACCGAGATCCAGCGGTTCTACAGCCAGACTGTGGCCGCTGATAAAGGCATTATTTTCTATTTGTTTTGA